From the genome of Xiphophorus hellerii strain 12219 chromosome 11, Xiphophorus_hellerii-4.1, whole genome shotgun sequence, one region includes:
- the grk1b gene encoding rhodopsin kinase GRK1b, which produces MDIGGLETVVANSAYVSARGGADGCAAAAMRDKKMRARLKLPHIRDCQHMKTTVDTTFESMCTKQPIGKRLFQQFLQSSATYKDAGELWKDIEDYNISQETDRLQKARRMVNTYYETASKHFCSFLEEKAIIRVKEDLKNARADLFKESEQQLLQHLEKKALDEFKNSMFFLRFVQFKWLESQPFDEEWFMDFRVLGKGGFGEVFACQAKATGKMYANKKLEKKRLKKRKGYEGAIVEKRILAKVHSRFIVTLAYAFQTKTDLCLVMTIMNGGDLRFHMYNVDEKNPGFDEKRAQFYTAQIICGLEHLHQHRIIYRDLKPENVLLDDAGHVRLSDLGLAVELPPGKDKTTGYAGTPGFMAPELLQKIEYDYTVDYFTLGVTLYEMIAAKGPFRVRGEQVENDEVARRTLNDPVFYPPSFSKECKDLCEGLMEKDPQKRLGFKDNECTELKNQPFFKEINWGRLEAGVLPPPFVPDPKMVYAKDIDEVGVFSTIKGVVLDDKDAEFYNDFASGNIPIPWQEEMIETGVFGEMNVWDEGGKLPNDLDPNYIEAKGGACVLL; this is translated from the exons ATGGACATCGGTGGTTTGGAAACTGTCGTAGCAAACTCAGCTTACGTGTCAGCCCGAGGCGGCGCGGATGGATGTGCAGCAGCCGCCATGCGCGACAAAAAAATGCGTGCCAGGCTGAAACTTCCTCACATCAGAGACTGCCAACACATGAAGACCACTGTAGACACAACCTTTGAAAGCATGTGTACCAAACAGCCCATCGGCAAGCGCTTGTTTCAGCAGTTCCTCCAGAGTAGTGCCACCTACAAAGATGCTGGAGAGCTATGGAAAGACATAGAAGACTACAATATAAGTCAGGAGACCGACAGGTTGCAGAAGGCCCGGAGAATGGTCAACACGTATTATGAGACGGCTTCAAAGCATTTCTGCAGTTTCCTCGAGGAGAAAGCCATCATTCGCGTTAAAGAAGACCTGAAGAACGCCCGTGCTGACCTGTTCAAGGAAagtgagcagcagctgctccaacaCCTGGAGAAGAAGGCCTTAGATGAGTTCAAGAACAGCATGTTCTTCCTACGTTTCGTTCAGTTCAAATGGCTGGAGAGCCAGCCCTTTGATGAAGAGTGGTTCATGGACTTCAGGGTTCTAGGTAAAGGAGGGTTTGGGGAAGTGTTTGCCTGTCAGGCGAAAGCAACGGGTAAAATGTACGCCAACAAGAAGTTGGAGAAGAAGAGACTTAAAAAACGCAAAGGCTACGAG ggAGCGATTGTGGAGAAGCGTATCCTTGCAAAAGTTCACAGCCGTTTTATAGTGACACTGGCTTATGCATTCCAGACCAAGACTGACCTTTGTCTGGTCATGACCATTATGAATGGGGGAGATCTCAG ATTTCACATGTATAACGTAGACGAGAAGAATCCAGGTTTTGATGAGAAGAGAGCACAGTTTTACACAGCTCAGATTATCTGTGGGTTGGAGCATCTTCATCAGCACAGGATCATCTACCGGGACCTGAAGCCAGAGAACGTTCTGCTGGACGACGCAG GTCATGTCCGGCTGTCAGATTTGGGTCTTGCTGTCGAGCTTCCACCTGGAAAGGATAAAACTACAGGCTATGCTGGGACTCCAG GTTTCATGGCTCCAGAGTTGCTACAGAAGATAGAATATGACTACACGGTGGACTACTTTACTTTGGGTGTCACCCTGTACGAGATGATTGCTGCTAAAGGTCCATTTAGAGTACGAGGAGAACAG GTGGAAAACGACGAGGTTGCTAGAAGAACCTTGAATGATCCTGTTTTCTACCCGCCGAGCTTCAGCAAGGAGTGCAAAGACCTTTGTGAAGGTCTGATGGAGAAGGACCCGCAAAAACGACTGGGCTTCAAAGACAATGAATGCACAGAGCTCAAAAATCAGCCATTCTTCAAAGAAATTAACTGGGGACGCCTGGAAGCAG gcgTGCTACCTCCACCATTTGTCCCTGATCCCAAAATGGTCTACGCCAAAGATATCGATGAAGTGGGTGTGTTCAGCACAATCAAAGGAGTGGTCCTGGACGACAAGGACGCAGAGTTTTACAATGACTTTGCTTCTGGAAACATCCCAATTCCCTGGCAGGAAGAGATGATAGAGACGGGCGTGTTTGGAGAAATGAACGTCTGGGACGAGGGCGGCAAGCTGCCCAATGATCTTGACCCAAACTACATAGAGGCCAAAGGTGGAGCCTGTGTGCTGCTGTGA